A single Balaenoptera ricei isolate mBalRic1 chromosome 13, mBalRic1.hap2, whole genome shotgun sequence DNA region contains:
- the DCTN1 gene encoding dynactin subunit 1 isoform X4, whose protein sequence is MSAEASARPLRVGSRVEVIGKGYRGTVAYVGATLFATGKWVGVILDEAKGKNDGTVQGRKYFTCDEGHGIFVRQSQIQVFEDGADTTSPETPDSSASKVLRREGTDSNAKTSKLAPTARKTTTRRPKPTRPASTGVAGASSSLGPSGSASAGELSSSEPSTPAQTPLAAPIIPTPALTSPGAAPPLPSPSKEEEGLRAQVRDLEEKLETLRLKRAEDKAKLKELEKHKIQLEQVQEWKSKMQEQQADLQRRLKEARKEAKEALEAKERYMEEMADTADAIEMATLDKEMAEERAESLQQEVEALKERVDELTTDLEILKAEIEEKGSDGAASSYQLKQLEEQNARLKDALVRMRDLSSSEKQEHVKLQKLMEKKNQELEVVRQQRERLQEELSQAESTIDELKEQVDAALGAEEMVEMLTDRNLNLEEKVRELRETVGDLEAMNEMNDELQENARETELELREQLDMAGTRVREAQKRVEAAQETVADYQQTIKKYRQLTAHLQDVNRELTNQQEASVERQQQPPPETFDFKIKFAETKAHAKAIEMELRQMEVAQANRHMSLLTAFMPDSFLRPGGDHDCVLVLLLMPRLICKAELIRKQAQEKFELSENCSERPGLRGAVGEQLSFAAGLVYSLSLLQATLHRYEHALSQCSVDVYKKVGSLYPEMSAHERSLDFLIELLHKDQLDETVNVEPLTKAIKYYQHLYSIHLSEQPEDSTIQLADHIKFTQSALDCMSVEVGRLRAFLQGGQEASDIALLLRDLETSCSDIRQFCKKIRRRMPGTDAPGIPAALAFGPQVSDTLLDCRKHLTWVVAVLQEVAAAAAQLIAPLAENEGLPVAALEELAFKAGEQIYGTPSSSPYECLRQSCNILISTMNKLATAMQEGEYDAERPPSKPPPVELRAAALRAEITDAEGLGLKLEDRETVIKELKKSLKIKGEELSEANVRLSLLEKKLDSAAKDADERIEKVQTRLEETQALLRKKEKEFEETMDALQADIDQLEAEKAELKQRLNSQSKRTIEGLRGPPPSGIATLVSGIAGGGASGQALGSVPGPGLVKDSPLLLQQISAMRLHISQLQHENSILKGAQMKASLAALPPLHVAKLSLLPREGPGSDLAAGVLYRKTNQLLETLNQLSTHTHVVDITRTSPAAKSPSAQLLEQVAQLKSLSDTIEKLKDEVLKETVSQRPGATVPTDFATFPSSAFLRAKEEQQDDTVYMGKVTFSCAAGLGQRHRLVLTQEQLHQLHGRLIS, encoded by the exons GCACCGACAGCCCGAAAG ACTACAACTCGGCGGCCCAAG CCCACCCGCCCAGCCAGCACTGGGGTAGCTGGGGCCAGTAGTTCCCTGGGCCCCTCTGGCTCAGCATCAGCAGGTGAGCTGAGCAGCAGTGAGCCCAGCACCCCAGCTCAGACTCCGCTGGCGGCACCCATCATCCCCACGCCAGCCCTCACCTCTCCTGGAGCAGCCCCACCGCTTCCTTCCCCGTCTAAG gaggaggaggggctgagggCCCAAGTGCGGGACCTGGAGGAGAAACTGGAGACCCTGCGACTGAAACGTGCAGAAGACAAGGCAAAGCTAAAAGAGCTGGAGAAACACAAGATTCAGCTGGAGCAGGTGCAGGAATGGAAAAGCAAAATGCAGGAGCAGCAGGCAGACCTGCAGCGGCGCCTCAAAGAGGCTCGGAAG GAAGCCAAGGAGGCACTAGAGGCAAAGGAACGCTACATGGAGGAGATGGCTGACACTGCTGATGCCATCGAGATGGCCACTCTGGATAAGGAGATGGCTGAAGAGCGGGCTGAGTCCCTACAGCAAGAGGTGGAGGCGCTGAAGGAGCGTGTGGACGAGCTCACCACTGACTTGGAGATCCTCAAGGCTGAGATTGAAGAGAAGG GCTCAGATGGCGCTGCGTCCAGTTACCAGCTCAAGCAGCTTGAGGAGCAGAACGCCCGCCTAAAGGATGCCCTAGTGAG AATGCGGGATCTTTCTTCCTCCGAGAAGCAGGAGCACGTGAAACTCCAGAAGCTCATGGAAAAGAAGAACCAAGAGCTGGAAGTTGTGAGGCAACAGCGGGAGCGTCTGCAGGAGGAGCTGAGCCAGGCAGAGAGCACCATTGATGAGCTCAAGGAGCAG GTGGACGCTGCTCTGGGTGCTGAGGAGATGGTGGAGATGCTGACAGACCGGAACCTGAATCTGGAAGAGAAAGTGCGGGAATTGAGAGAAACCGTGGGGGACTTG GAagcaatgaatgaaatgaacGATGAGCTGCAGGAGAATGCACGTGAGACAGAACTGGAGCTGCGGGAGCAGCTGGATATGGCGGGTACACGGGTGCGAGAGGCCCAGAAGCGTGTGGAGGCGGCCCAGGAGACAGTTGCAGACTATCAGCAGACCATCAAGAAGTATCGCCAGCTGACCGCCCACCTGCAG GATGTGAACCGGGAACTGACAAACCAGCAGGAAGCATCTGTGGAGAGGCAGCAGCAGCCACCACCAGAGACTTTTGACTTCAAAATCAAGTTTGCTGAGACTAAGGCCCATGCCAAG GCAATTGAGATGGAATTGAGGCAGATGGAGGTGGCACAGGCCAACCGGCACATGTCCCTGCTGACAGCCTTCATGCCTGACAGCTTCCTTCGGCCAGGTGGGGACCACGACTGCGTCCTGGTGCTGCTGCTCATGCCTCGTCTCATTTGCAAG GCAGAGCTAATCCGGAAGCAGGCCCAGGAGAAGTTTGAACTAAGTGAGAACTGTTCAGAGCGGCCAGGACTTCGAGGAGCTGTGGGGGAGCAGCTCAGCTTTGCTGCTGGGCTGGTGTATTCGCTGAGTTTGCTGCAGGCCACACTCCACCGTTATGAGCA TGCCCTCTCTCAGTGCAGTGTGGACGTGTATAAGAAAGTGGGCAGCCTCTACCCTGAGATGAGTGCCCACGAACGCTCCTTGGATTTTCTCATTGAGCTGCTGCACAAGGATCAGCTGGACGAGACTGTCAACGTAGAGCCTCTCACCAAAGCCATCAAGTACTACCAG CATCTGTACAGCATCCACCTCTCTGAACAACCGGAGGACAGTACCATACAGCTGGCTGACCACATTAAG TTCACCCAGAGTGCCCTGGACTGCATGAGTGTGGAGGTGGGACGGCTGCGGGCCTTCTTGCAG GGTGGGCAGGAGGCTTCAGATATTGCCCTCCTGCTCCGGGACCTGGAAACTTCATGCAGTGATATCCGCCAGTTCTGCAAGAAGATCCGCAGGCGAATGCCAGGGACAGATGCTCCTGGGATCCCAGCTGCACTGGCCTTTGGACCACAG GTATCCGACACACTCCTAGACTGCAGGAAACACCTGACGTGGGTGGTGGCTGTGCTGCAGGAGGTGGCCGCTGCTGCTGCCCAGCTCATTGCCCCACTGGCAGAGAATGAAGGCCTGCCTGTGGCTGCCCTGGAGGAGCTGGCTTTCAAAGCAGGCGAGCAG ATCTACGGGACCCCCTCCAGCAGCCCCTATGAGTGTCTGCGCCAGTCATGCAACATCTTGATCAGTACCATGAACAAGTTGGCCACAGCCATGCAGGAGGGAGAGTATGATGCAGAACGGCCCCCTAGCAAG CCTCCCCCAGTTGAACTGAGGGCTGCAGCCCTTCGTGCAGAGATCACAGATGCTGAAGGCCTGGGCTTGAAGCTTGAAGATCGAGAGACAGTTATCAAGGAGTTGAAGAAGTCACTCAAGATCAAG GGGGAAGAGCTCAGTGAGGCCAATGTGCGGCTGAGCCTCCTGGAGAAGAAGCTGGACAGTGCAGCCAAGGATGCAGATGAGCGCATCGAGAAAGTCCAGACTCGGCTGGAGGAGACCCAGGCGCTGCTGCGGAAGAAAGAGAA AGAGTTTGAGGAGACGATGGATGCACTTCAGGCTGACATTGACCAGCTGGAAGCAGAGAAAGCAGAGTTAAAGCAGCGATTGAACAGCCAGTCCAAGCGCACGATCGAGGGGCTCCGGGGTCCCCCTCCCTCGGGTATTGCTACCCTGGTGTCTGGCATTGCTGGTG GAGGTGCCTCTGGGCAGGCTCTGGGATctgtgccaggcccagggctggTGAAGGACTCACCACTGCTGCTTCAGCAGATCTCTGCCATGAGGCTGCACATCTCCCAGCTCCAGCATGAGAACAGCATCCTCAAG GGAGCCCAGATGAAGGCATCCTTAGCAGCCCTGCCCCCTCTGCACGTGGCAAAGCTCTCTCTCCTACCCCGTGAAGGCCCTGGCAGTGATCTAGCTGCTGGAGTGCTGTATCGTAAGACTAACCAGCTGCTGGAGACATTGAATCAGTTGAGCACACACACCCATGTCGTGGACATCACCCGCACCAGCCCTG CTGCCAAGAGCCCATCGGCCCAGCTCCTGGAGCAAGTGGCTCAGCTCAAGTCCCTAAGCGACACCATCGAGAAGCTCAAG GATGAGGTCCTTAAGGAGACTGTATCTCAGCGCCCTGGAGCCACGGTCCCCACTGACTTTGCCACCTTCCCTTCATCAGCCTTCCTCAGG GCCAAGGAAGAGCAGCAGGACGACACTGTATACATGGGCAAAGTGACCTTCTCGTGTGCTGCTGGCCTTGGACAGCGACACCGGCTGGTGCTCACCCAGGAGCAGCTGCACCAGCTTCATGGTCGCCTCATCTCCTAA
- the DCTN1 gene encoding dynactin subunit 1 isoform X6, with amino-acid sequence MSAEASARPLRVGSRVEVIGKGYRGTVAYVGATLFATGKWVGVILDEAKGKNDGTVQGRKYFTCDEGHGIFVRQSQIQVFEDGADTTSPETPDSSASKVLRREGTDSNAKTSKLTTTRRPKPTRPASTGVAGASSSLGPSGSASAGELSSSEPSTPAQTPLAAPIIPTPALTSPGAAPPLPSPSKEEEGLRAQVRDLEEKLETLRLKRAEDKAKLKELEKHKIQLEQVQEWKSKMQEQQADLQRRLKEARKEAKEALEAKERYMEEMADTADAIEMATLDKEMAEERAESLQQEVEALKERVDELTTDLEILKAEIEEKGSDGAASSYQLKQLEEQNARLKDALVRMRDLSSSEKQEHVKLQKLMEKKNQELEVVRQQRERLQEELSQAESTIDELKEQVDAALGAEEMVEMLTDRNLNLEEKVRELRETVGDLEAMNEMNDELQENARETELELREQLDMAGTRVREAQKRVEAAQETVADYQQTIKKYRQLTAHLQDVNRELTNQQEASVERQQQPPPETFDFKIKFAETKAHAKAIEMELRQMEVAQANRHMSLLTAFMPDSFLRPGGDHDCVLVLLLMPRLICKAELIRKQAQEKFELSENCSERPGLRGAVGEQLSFAAGLVYSLSLLQATLHRYEHALSQCSVDVYKKVGSLYPEMSAHERSLDFLIELLHKDQLDETVNVEPLTKAIKYYQHLYSIHLSEQPEDSTIQLADHIKFTQSALDCMSVEVGRLRAFLQGGQEASDIALLLRDLETSCSDIRQFCKKIRRRMPGTDAPGIPAALAFGPQVSDTLLDCRKHLTWVVAVLQEVAAAAAQLIAPLAENEGLPVAALEELAFKAGEQIYGTPSSSPYECLRQSCNILISTMNKLATAMQEGEYDAERPPSKPPPVELRAAALRAEITDAEGLGLKLEDRETVIKELKKSLKIKGEELSEANVRLSLLEKKLDSAAKDADERIEKVQTRLEETQALLRKKEKEFEETMDALQADIDQLEAEKAELKQRLNSQSKRTIEGLRGPPPSGIATLVSGIAGGGASGQALGSVPGPGLVKDSPLLLQQISAMRLHISQLQHENSILKGAQMKASLAALPPLHVAKLSLLPREGPGSDLAAGVLYRKTNQLLETLNQLSTHTHVVDITRTSPAAKSPSAQLLEQVAQLKSLSDTIEKLKDEVLKETVSQRPGATVPTDFATFPSSAFLRAKEEQQDDTVYMGKVTFSCAAGLGQRHRLVLTQEQLHQLHGRLIS; translated from the exons ACTACAACTCGGCGGCCCAAG CCCACCCGCCCAGCCAGCACTGGGGTAGCTGGGGCCAGTAGTTCCCTGGGCCCCTCTGGCTCAGCATCAGCAGGTGAGCTGAGCAGCAGTGAGCCCAGCACCCCAGCTCAGACTCCGCTGGCGGCACCCATCATCCCCACGCCAGCCCTCACCTCTCCTGGAGCAGCCCCACCGCTTCCTTCCCCGTCTAAG gaggaggaggggctgagggCCCAAGTGCGGGACCTGGAGGAGAAACTGGAGACCCTGCGACTGAAACGTGCAGAAGACAAGGCAAAGCTAAAAGAGCTGGAGAAACACAAGATTCAGCTGGAGCAGGTGCAGGAATGGAAAAGCAAAATGCAGGAGCAGCAGGCAGACCTGCAGCGGCGCCTCAAAGAGGCTCGGAAG GAAGCCAAGGAGGCACTAGAGGCAAAGGAACGCTACATGGAGGAGATGGCTGACACTGCTGATGCCATCGAGATGGCCACTCTGGATAAGGAGATGGCTGAAGAGCGGGCTGAGTCCCTACAGCAAGAGGTGGAGGCGCTGAAGGAGCGTGTGGACGAGCTCACCACTGACTTGGAGATCCTCAAGGCTGAGATTGAAGAGAAGG GCTCAGATGGCGCTGCGTCCAGTTACCAGCTCAAGCAGCTTGAGGAGCAGAACGCCCGCCTAAAGGATGCCCTAGTGAG AATGCGGGATCTTTCTTCCTCCGAGAAGCAGGAGCACGTGAAACTCCAGAAGCTCATGGAAAAGAAGAACCAAGAGCTGGAAGTTGTGAGGCAACAGCGGGAGCGTCTGCAGGAGGAGCTGAGCCAGGCAGAGAGCACCATTGATGAGCTCAAGGAGCAG GTGGACGCTGCTCTGGGTGCTGAGGAGATGGTGGAGATGCTGACAGACCGGAACCTGAATCTGGAAGAGAAAGTGCGGGAATTGAGAGAAACCGTGGGGGACTTG GAagcaatgaatgaaatgaacGATGAGCTGCAGGAGAATGCACGTGAGACAGAACTGGAGCTGCGGGAGCAGCTGGATATGGCGGGTACACGGGTGCGAGAGGCCCAGAAGCGTGTGGAGGCGGCCCAGGAGACAGTTGCAGACTATCAGCAGACCATCAAGAAGTATCGCCAGCTGACCGCCCACCTGCAG GATGTGAACCGGGAACTGACAAACCAGCAGGAAGCATCTGTGGAGAGGCAGCAGCAGCCACCACCAGAGACTTTTGACTTCAAAATCAAGTTTGCTGAGACTAAGGCCCATGCCAAG GCAATTGAGATGGAATTGAGGCAGATGGAGGTGGCACAGGCCAACCGGCACATGTCCCTGCTGACAGCCTTCATGCCTGACAGCTTCCTTCGGCCAGGTGGGGACCACGACTGCGTCCTGGTGCTGCTGCTCATGCCTCGTCTCATTTGCAAG GCAGAGCTAATCCGGAAGCAGGCCCAGGAGAAGTTTGAACTAAGTGAGAACTGTTCAGAGCGGCCAGGACTTCGAGGAGCTGTGGGGGAGCAGCTCAGCTTTGCTGCTGGGCTGGTGTATTCGCTGAGTTTGCTGCAGGCCACACTCCACCGTTATGAGCA TGCCCTCTCTCAGTGCAGTGTGGACGTGTATAAGAAAGTGGGCAGCCTCTACCCTGAGATGAGTGCCCACGAACGCTCCTTGGATTTTCTCATTGAGCTGCTGCACAAGGATCAGCTGGACGAGACTGTCAACGTAGAGCCTCTCACCAAAGCCATCAAGTACTACCAG CATCTGTACAGCATCCACCTCTCTGAACAACCGGAGGACAGTACCATACAGCTGGCTGACCACATTAAG TTCACCCAGAGTGCCCTGGACTGCATGAGTGTGGAGGTGGGACGGCTGCGGGCCTTCTTGCAG GGTGGGCAGGAGGCTTCAGATATTGCCCTCCTGCTCCGGGACCTGGAAACTTCATGCAGTGATATCCGCCAGTTCTGCAAGAAGATCCGCAGGCGAATGCCAGGGACAGATGCTCCTGGGATCCCAGCTGCACTGGCCTTTGGACCACAG GTATCCGACACACTCCTAGACTGCAGGAAACACCTGACGTGGGTGGTGGCTGTGCTGCAGGAGGTGGCCGCTGCTGCTGCCCAGCTCATTGCCCCACTGGCAGAGAATGAAGGCCTGCCTGTGGCTGCCCTGGAGGAGCTGGCTTTCAAAGCAGGCGAGCAG ATCTACGGGACCCCCTCCAGCAGCCCCTATGAGTGTCTGCGCCAGTCATGCAACATCTTGATCAGTACCATGAACAAGTTGGCCACAGCCATGCAGGAGGGAGAGTATGATGCAGAACGGCCCCCTAGCAAG CCTCCCCCAGTTGAACTGAGGGCTGCAGCCCTTCGTGCAGAGATCACAGATGCTGAAGGCCTGGGCTTGAAGCTTGAAGATCGAGAGACAGTTATCAAGGAGTTGAAGAAGTCACTCAAGATCAAG GGGGAAGAGCTCAGTGAGGCCAATGTGCGGCTGAGCCTCCTGGAGAAGAAGCTGGACAGTGCAGCCAAGGATGCAGATGAGCGCATCGAGAAAGTCCAGACTCGGCTGGAGGAGACCCAGGCGCTGCTGCGGAAGAAAGAGAA AGAGTTTGAGGAGACGATGGATGCACTTCAGGCTGACATTGACCAGCTGGAAGCAGAGAAAGCAGAGTTAAAGCAGCGATTGAACAGCCAGTCCAAGCGCACGATCGAGGGGCTCCGGGGTCCCCCTCCCTCGGGTATTGCTACCCTGGTGTCTGGCATTGCTGGTG GAGGTGCCTCTGGGCAGGCTCTGGGATctgtgccaggcccagggctggTGAAGGACTCACCACTGCTGCTTCAGCAGATCTCTGCCATGAGGCTGCACATCTCCCAGCTCCAGCATGAGAACAGCATCCTCAAG GGAGCCCAGATGAAGGCATCCTTAGCAGCCCTGCCCCCTCTGCACGTGGCAAAGCTCTCTCTCCTACCCCGTGAAGGCCCTGGCAGTGATCTAGCTGCTGGAGTGCTGTATCGTAAGACTAACCAGCTGCTGGAGACATTGAATCAGTTGAGCACACACACCCATGTCGTGGACATCACCCGCACCAGCCCTG CTGCCAAGAGCCCATCGGCCCAGCTCCTGGAGCAAGTGGCTCAGCTCAAGTCCCTAAGCGACACCATCGAGAAGCTCAAG GATGAGGTCCTTAAGGAGACTGTATCTCAGCGCCCTGGAGCCACGGTCCCCACTGACTTTGCCACCTTCCCTTCATCAGCCTTCCTCAGG GCCAAGGAAGAGCAGCAGGACGACACTGTATACATGGGCAAAGTGACCTTCTCGTGTGCTGCTGGCCTTGGACAGCGACACCGGCTGGTGCTCACCCAGGAGCAGCTGCACCAGCTTCATGGTCGCCTCATCTCCTAA
- the DCTN1 gene encoding dynactin subunit 1 isoform X3, whose product MSAEASARPLRVGSRVEVIGKGYRGTVAYVGATLFATGKWVGVILDEAKGKNDGTVQGRKYFTCDEGHGIFVRQSQIQVFEDGADTTSPETPDSSASKVLRREGTDSNAKTSKLRGLKPKKTTTRRPKPTRPASTGVAGASSSLGPSGSASAGELSSSEPSTPAQTPLAAPIIPTPALTSPGAAPPLPSPSKEEEGLRAQVRDLEEKLETLRLKRAEDKAKLKELEKHKIQLEQVQEWKSKMQEQQADLQRRLKEARKEAKEALEAKERYMEEMADTADAIEMATLDKEMAEERAESLQQEVEALKERVDELTTDLEILKAEIEEKGSDGAASSYQLKQLEEQNARLKDALVRMRDLSSSEKQEHVKLQKLMEKKNQELEVVRQQRERLQEELSQAESTIDELKEQVDAALGAEEMVEMLTDRNLNLEEKVRELRETVGDLEAMNEMNDELQENARETELELREQLDMAGTRVREAQKRVEAAQETVADYQQTIKKYRQLTAHLQDVNRELTNQQEASVERQQQPPPETFDFKIKFAETKAHAKAIEMELRQMEVAQANRHMSLLTAFMPDSFLRPGGDHDCVLVLLLMPRLICKAELIRKQAQEKFELSENCSERPGLRGAVGEQLSFAAGLVYSLSLLQATLHRYEHALSQCSVDVYKKVGSLYPEMSAHERSLDFLIELLHKDQLDETVNVEPLTKAIKYYQHLYSIHLSEQPEDSTIQLADHIKFTQSALDCMSVEVGRLRAFLQGGQEASDIALLLRDLETSCSDIRQFCKKIRRRMPGTDAPGIPAALAFGPQVSDTLLDCRKHLTWVVAVLQEVAAAAAQLIAPLAENEGLPVAALEELAFKAGEQIYGTPSSSPYECLRQSCNILISTMNKLATAMQEGEYDAERPPSKPPPVELRAAALRAEITDAEGLGLKLEDRETVIKELKKSLKIKGEELSEANVRLSLLEKKLDSAAKDADERIEKVQTRLEETQALLRKKEKEFEETMDALQADIDQLEAEKAELKQRLNSQSKRTIEGLRGPPPSGIATLVSGIAGGGASGQALGSVPGPGLVKDSPLLLQQISAMRLHISQLQHENSILKGAQMKASLAALPPLHVAKLSLLPREGPGSDLAAGVLYRKTNQLLETLNQLSTHTHVVDITRTSPAAKSPSAQLLEQVAQLKSLSDTIEKLKDEVLKETVSQRPGATVPTDFATFPSSAFLRAKEEQQDDTVYMGKVTFSCAAGLGQRHRLVLTQEQLHQLHGRLIS is encoded by the exons ACTACAACTCGGCGGCCCAAG CCCACCCGCCCAGCCAGCACTGGGGTAGCTGGGGCCAGTAGTTCCCTGGGCCCCTCTGGCTCAGCATCAGCAGGTGAGCTGAGCAGCAGTGAGCCCAGCACCCCAGCTCAGACTCCGCTGGCGGCACCCATCATCCCCACGCCAGCCCTCACCTCTCCTGGAGCAGCCCCACCGCTTCCTTCCCCGTCTAAG gaggaggaggggctgagggCCCAAGTGCGGGACCTGGAGGAGAAACTGGAGACCCTGCGACTGAAACGTGCAGAAGACAAGGCAAAGCTAAAAGAGCTGGAGAAACACAAGATTCAGCTGGAGCAGGTGCAGGAATGGAAAAGCAAAATGCAGGAGCAGCAGGCAGACCTGCAGCGGCGCCTCAAAGAGGCTCGGAAG GAAGCCAAGGAGGCACTAGAGGCAAAGGAACGCTACATGGAGGAGATGGCTGACACTGCTGATGCCATCGAGATGGCCACTCTGGATAAGGAGATGGCTGAAGAGCGGGCTGAGTCCCTACAGCAAGAGGTGGAGGCGCTGAAGGAGCGTGTGGACGAGCTCACCACTGACTTGGAGATCCTCAAGGCTGAGATTGAAGAGAAGG GCTCAGATGGCGCTGCGTCCAGTTACCAGCTCAAGCAGCTTGAGGAGCAGAACGCCCGCCTAAAGGATGCCCTAGTGAG AATGCGGGATCTTTCTTCCTCCGAGAAGCAGGAGCACGTGAAACTCCAGAAGCTCATGGAAAAGAAGAACCAAGAGCTGGAAGTTGTGAGGCAACAGCGGGAGCGTCTGCAGGAGGAGCTGAGCCAGGCAGAGAGCACCATTGATGAGCTCAAGGAGCAG GTGGACGCTGCTCTGGGTGCTGAGGAGATGGTGGAGATGCTGACAGACCGGAACCTGAATCTGGAAGAGAAAGTGCGGGAATTGAGAGAAACCGTGGGGGACTTG GAagcaatgaatgaaatgaacGATGAGCTGCAGGAGAATGCACGTGAGACAGAACTGGAGCTGCGGGAGCAGCTGGATATGGCGGGTACACGGGTGCGAGAGGCCCAGAAGCGTGTGGAGGCGGCCCAGGAGACAGTTGCAGACTATCAGCAGACCATCAAGAAGTATCGCCAGCTGACCGCCCACCTGCAG GATGTGAACCGGGAACTGACAAACCAGCAGGAAGCATCTGTGGAGAGGCAGCAGCAGCCACCACCAGAGACTTTTGACTTCAAAATCAAGTTTGCTGAGACTAAGGCCCATGCCAAG GCAATTGAGATGGAATTGAGGCAGATGGAGGTGGCACAGGCCAACCGGCACATGTCCCTGCTGACAGCCTTCATGCCTGACAGCTTCCTTCGGCCAGGTGGGGACCACGACTGCGTCCTGGTGCTGCTGCTCATGCCTCGTCTCATTTGCAAG GCAGAGCTAATCCGGAAGCAGGCCCAGGAGAAGTTTGAACTAAGTGAGAACTGTTCAGAGCGGCCAGGACTTCGAGGAGCTGTGGGGGAGCAGCTCAGCTTTGCTGCTGGGCTGGTGTATTCGCTGAGTTTGCTGCAGGCCACACTCCACCGTTATGAGCA TGCCCTCTCTCAGTGCAGTGTGGACGTGTATAAGAAAGTGGGCAGCCTCTACCCTGAGATGAGTGCCCACGAACGCTCCTTGGATTTTCTCATTGAGCTGCTGCACAAGGATCAGCTGGACGAGACTGTCAACGTAGAGCCTCTCACCAAAGCCATCAAGTACTACCAG CATCTGTACAGCATCCACCTCTCTGAACAACCGGAGGACAGTACCATACAGCTGGCTGACCACATTAAG TTCACCCAGAGTGCCCTGGACTGCATGAGTGTGGAGGTGGGACGGCTGCGGGCCTTCTTGCAG GGTGGGCAGGAGGCTTCAGATATTGCCCTCCTGCTCCGGGACCTGGAAACTTCATGCAGTGATATCCGCCAGTTCTGCAAGAAGATCCGCAGGCGAATGCCAGGGACAGATGCTCCTGGGATCCCAGCTGCACTGGCCTTTGGACCACAG GTATCCGACACACTCCTAGACTGCAGGAAACACCTGACGTGGGTGGTGGCTGTGCTGCAGGAGGTGGCCGCTGCTGCTGCCCAGCTCATTGCCCCACTGGCAGAGAATGAAGGCCTGCCTGTGGCTGCCCTGGAGGAGCTGGCTTTCAAAGCAGGCGAGCAG ATCTACGGGACCCCCTCCAGCAGCCCCTATGAGTGTCTGCGCCAGTCATGCAACATCTTGATCAGTACCATGAACAAGTTGGCCACAGCCATGCAGGAGGGAGAGTATGATGCAGAACGGCCCCCTAGCAAG CCTCCCCCAGTTGAACTGAGGGCTGCAGCCCTTCGTGCAGAGATCACAGATGCTGAAGGCCTGGGCTTGAAGCTTGAAGATCGAGAGACAGTTATCAAGGAGTTGAAGAAGTCACTCAAGATCAAG GGGGAAGAGCTCAGTGAGGCCAATGTGCGGCTGAGCCTCCTGGAGAAGAAGCTGGACAGTGCAGCCAAGGATGCAGATGAGCGCATCGAGAAAGTCCAGACTCGGCTGGAGGAGACCCAGGCGCTGCTGCGGAAGAAAGAGAA AGAGTTTGAGGAGACGATGGATGCACTTCAGGCTGACATTGACCAGCTGGAAGCAGAGAAAGCAGAGTTAAAGCAGCGATTGAACAGCCAGTCCAAGCGCACGATCGAGGGGCTCCGGGGTCCCCCTCCCTCGGGTATTGCTACCCTGGTGTCTGGCATTGCTGGTG GAGGTGCCTCTGGGCAGGCTCTGGGATctgtgccaggcccagggctggTGAAGGACTCACCACTGCTGCTTCAGCAGATCTCTGCCATGAGGCTGCACATCTCCCAGCTCCAGCATGAGAACAGCATCCTCAAG GGAGCCCAGATGAAGGCATCCTTAGCAGCCCTGCCCCCTCTGCACGTGGCAAAGCTCTCTCTCCTACCCCGTGAAGGCCCTGGCAGTGATCTAGCTGCTGGAGTGCTGTATCGTAAGACTAACCAGCTGCTGGAGACATTGAATCAGTTGAGCACACACACCCATGTCGTGGACATCACCCGCACCAGCCCTG CTGCCAAGAGCCCATCGGCCCAGCTCCTGGAGCAAGTGGCTCAGCTCAAGTCCCTAAGCGACACCATCGAGAAGCTCAAG GATGAGGTCCTTAAGGAGACTGTATCTCAGCGCCCTGGAGCCACGGTCCCCACTGACTTTGCCACCTTCCCTTCATCAGCCTTCCTCAGG GCCAAGGAAGAGCAGCAGGACGACACTGTATACATGGGCAAAGTGACCTTCTCGTGTGCTGCTGGCCTTGGACAGCGACACCGGCTGGTGCTCACCCAGGAGCAGCTGCACCAGCTTCATGGTCGCCTCATCTCCTAA